DNA sequence from the Narcine bancroftii isolate sNarBan1 chromosome 11, sNarBan1.hap1, whole genome shotgun sequence genome:
ttgatttttaaaaactgtaatTGTCTTTTTTGCTTTGAGCAGTATGTTGACACCCATTAGTATTGTGTAAAACAGTTCATATCCCTCTATTGTTACTTGTTTAAAGAAAACCTCTAAATTAGTCTTGCAGTCaactgattttaaaaatgtgcattgtttttttttttgtttatccaCTCTATTTGGATTCAATCGTATATTATTTGAACCAGTGGTATAAAAATGGCACACATTCTTCAGCATTGCGGTCTACAATTTTAATGTTCCCTTTTATCTAAAATCACTCTTGGGTTGGGATGTCTGGTTTTATATGCAACAAAACTCCAGTTAATAATTGAATGAATACGTTCTGCAGTCTGTCAtaatttgtttctttattttaaaatcccgagGATAACACGGAACTTTAGTTGGACTAAGTACTTCAAGGTGCATTATCACCTTTTTAAAGGTAGCAAGAGGTTACTACCCTCTATCTACATTGTGGACCCTGGAATTAATCAGTGGACAACTAATTGGATGTTCAAAAAAGTATTGGTGTACCTCTTGTACTTTCAATTCCTCTATTTATAAATCGGGATCATGAAATGTTTTCTGAATAAATTCACGATGGCATAGTGGCATATCAATTCCTCAGACATTGACTCAATTGGACTTGCTTTTTCACCATCCAATTTTCAGGGAAGCAATGCACGTATCGAGCTGAGCTCCACTGTCCATTCTGACTTTGAACTTGTGcgttttaaaaatttcagtctgcttcaaCTAAATGTTCATGTTTGCTATGTTTCATGCTTATTTCATGTACAACTTGAAGAGATTTGTACCCTTTACCAGGATTACATTCAAAGCAAGACCCGAAGTAATATTCTTGTTTACTGTGTTTGCACAGAGGTCCACCTTGGGGCTGAACTAGGGTCTTAATTTTTTCAGGAAGGATTTTCTCTCATGGAAGCTCACAAGTGGTGGAAGGCAGTACGTAAGAGAGACTGTGTGTTGTTTGGATCTAAAGTTAAGGTAAGAAATTTTTTCTCTTAGGACTTTGCTAGAACTTGTTTTCCTGCCATAAACACATGTAATAGTTGCTCCTGTGTAAAAGTCGAACCGATCCcttttttggccccaaaatcACGTATTTTCCTCATATCTGTGCAAAGGTCAATACCCTGACCAAccgcccatccgagctcatgATACCCCAGCCATGGATCTCTGCCTCAGcggcctgcccatccaagcttctgattccctgactaccCGCCCATTTGAATTCCTGATGCCCTAACCATGGATCTTTGCCTCGGCcatctgcccatctgagctcctgatgttcCGAAAGTGAACTTGCCATCCGGTTCCGGCTAtttgagctcccgatgccttgaacGATGCAGGTACTTAACTGCAGTCAAAGGTAGtgtccatgtaaaagttgactctacccccccccccccaaatttgacctgaaaaattgtcTCACAAAACTTGataattacatgagtatataacagtatgtatttaatttaatttttaatcttcgATTTTAATTTACTGATTAGATATCAAATTGACTTCAATGGAACTGCAAATCGGAAGTACAATCTGTTTACTCTTTGTacattcaatatttttattaatatttattttaatatgtatTTAAAACTTGTCTTGTATATTTATCACTGCATTGCATAAGGTGCATTGTATGTTTGCCCTGTTTTGCACTGCGGACTGGAGAAGACTTGTCGGGTTGTACTATTATATCacgtgataaataaacttgaatttgctgCCCCATTGTTTCTTTCTAACTGGCAAGGAAAATCATCCCAGTTTTTGAAGTCTTCCTTCAAAGACAATTTACCCTCTCAGCACTACCCTGTCAAACATAATTGTTGATTGTGTCTTTAAACAACTGTCAAATAGATAATATTTGACTTCCATTTATCTGGCAGAGAAACTAAAAATCTAGTGATGAATTTAAGCAATTTGAGAGTTCGTGCTGTGAAACTATGCTGTGACATCTAAGAATAGAAGTTTTGGAAATGTATACCTTTCAATTTACAAAACTTGAGGATCTAAATATATTTCATTCCAATAAGTTTTGACAGTTCGTATAGAGAAAATGAAAATTATTCTATTCTGTAAAACTGAAAATTGGAAAAAGGGCACATTTGtaattttccttctttttccccccttccctctgatAGAATGAAAGTCGCATGTTTCGAGTGCAGTTCAGTGGTGATTCACACGAGCAAGCCCTGGAGAACTGCTCTAACTGTGTGCAAAAACTACTTCTGTACCTAGATGTACAGAATCATGAGGGAAGATGCGTGAATCAAGCGCTACTGCTGAGTCAGTCAGCAAGCCACCAAATTGGAAGTCTGGAGCCAGAGGTAAGATAGCAGAGGGTGAAGTAACACCTATTACCTCGTCCTAATTGATGGTAAAGCCCTCTCGTTAAACTTGTGTTGGTGTTTGTTCAGCAGTGTAATGTTGACATACCATCAAAGTGTTTGAAATGATCCCTCTCGATAACATGAATGCCTCAGTGAAATCTCATGCATCACTGGCCAACAACTTAATCTGCAAGTGGCGCTACAGAGTAGACTGCATGAAAAGTTGCACAGTGTGAGAAGCATCATTATTTGTGCCGGTGTTGGTGACTGAATCCAGCTGTCATAATCTGCAGATTTAAGATGAGTTTCAACAGAAGTAGGAGATCACTTGAAATCCTCCACCTCTTAGTTATCTCCTATCTTTGCAATGGTATCTGAAATAGCTGCCAAACTAAAGTCAGGGGAACGCATGGAGACCTCTTCAATGACTCGACTGAGATCTGCCATTCAGGAAATTAGTTGTTATTGGAAACCAGTCATCACAGCGCTATCGCATCTCTGCAGGAAGCCCTCAGAGATCAATAACTGCATCCTGTAATAAGGTCAGTTTTGGTCTGTGTTGACACTTGGCAGCTCTTGGCTCCGTTCAGAGCTCCTTTGATAATGAAGCAGCAGGTGTCAACCTCCAACAGGGTCTGCATAATGTCCAGATTTTTGATGAAAAGTTGCTGGTAATATTTTCTGCGCACAAGCGATCAAGGTTGAGCAAGATAAGCATGTCGCTTTCCTTGAATTGTCCCACCAAGACTAACAATACACACCTTGAAGCTTATTTCAAGGTCAGATATAAAAGGTTGTAAACGGTCTGCTTCAAATTCTTCGACTTGTGAGCAGAAAGGATGTATTTCCATGGCTGGATGATAGGGTTCAGCTGGAGTGTGACGAAGTTCAAACAATGACTTTGTTGCCccagtatttaaagattttttttaactggaTATTGAACAAGCATCCAAGGATTAGAGTTGGTGGATTAAACAAGAGAATTGTAAATTAAATGTAGGTTGATTTACAGTATTTCGTACTGTTGCTGCAGTGCGTGCCACCTATAAAATACACTGCAGTTACTCTGCAAGGCATTCTGACAGCACCTCCCAAGCCCAAGAACACTATACACCTACACCACTTGCTTGTTCCCTCTTGGTTTCAACCATTGTGACTTGCACATCTCTTGCTGCGAGATCTAAATCCTTGAACTTACTTTCCTGTATCATTATGCAAATGCCTTCACCAAAAGATTACAGTGGTTCAGGAAGGGGGGTCTCATCACCAAGTATGATTAGCAATAATTGTACTACACTGAGATGcagccagccaccatcatgtcagccttctgcaggagctctgtaGAGAGTGCCTTGGCCAGCTGCAACACAGtggggtatggttgctgtagagaaatggatcggagttcaatccaaaagaccataagagtggcaaagaggaaccCTGGAGTCTCCCTAccacattgacatgatctaccaggtcCATTATCCTGAAGAGGACACGCAAGATCATTGAGGATGCCTTcaatctccctcacacacacacacacacacacacacacacacacacacacacacacacacacacacacacacacacacacacacacacacacacactttgagCTGCTCTTGTagggaaagagacacaggagtatcagaaccagcaccactgatgaacagcttcttcctgtgggtagtgagaacactgaatgaccaaaggatctgcctaccctaaccatctgagactctcatatttacaaaattaatCATTGAATTATTTGTACATGTACAAATAAATCAATATACTTGTCTTGTATATGTGTTTGTatatatgtgtattatgtctggttgtgtggctGCACGccttgcaccgaggactggacaACACTGTTTCGccaggttgtacttatacaatcatttgacaataaactggacttgaGTCGGCAATTACTTTTTATGGACCCACTCATCCTTAAATAAGTGAAAAAAGGCACCAGATTATCCTGTCTCTATTGCATTAATGTTTAAGGAACCTTATTTGATTTTTATTGGCAGGCATGTTCAGAGGATGGGCAATCAGTCCCACAAAGCATCCCTTCTGAGGGTAGGATGTCAATAAAACAACTGGCAAAGGTAGGTCAAAACAATCAGATTTAAGTCTGTTTATGTTTCACTTTGAATCCTGCTTATTGAAATCAGGTTAACCTTCTTTGTTTGCCACTATCtcaccaattttagtgtcatccaaAAACTCAAACTATACCATCTACTTTCCCACTAAAATCTTTAGCATAAATCACAAACAACCCAGCTTAAAACCCTTGAGACAGGCCACCACTCTGTTAAAACAATCCTCCACCATCATCCTCTGGCTTCCTggaagccaattttgtatccatttTGGCTAGCGCACTCTGTATCCCATGTTATCTAACCTACCTGCCTTGTGGAACCTCGTCAAAGGCCTGACTGAAGACAATGTAGATAACATCTACTGCCCAACCCTCATGAATCTTCATGGTCTCCTCttcaaaaacctctatcaaattgaaGAGATGCACAAAGCCaaattgattatccctaatcagagtttgggttttttttaaaatcctcaaaTGCACGTACATGAatcccttccaataatttacccatcaCTGATCTAAATTTTGCTAGCAACCTTAAATAAAGGCAAAGCATTAGCCACCTGCCAGTCTTCTGTCGCCTCCCCTAAGCTAACGATTATACAAATATGTCTGCCAGACTTGCACAGTTCCAGCCCTCAATTCCCACAGTATCCGACCCCATGGATTAATCTAACTTTGTGTTTAAGACTTCCAACATCACATCTTCTGTAACTTGGACTCTTTTTTTCGCTCCCagtctcccctgccccccccccccccagagtagaCAGTTTTAGAGCTAGAGGGAATAGGTATAAAGTGAGAGGGAACAACGTTAAAATAGGACTTGAGGAATGACCTTCTCACTCGAGGGtgggacaagctgccagaggagttGATAGAAGTTGGCATAATCACAGAGTTCTGAGACATTTGGACAAAtagatggataggaagggtttaagaacagtggttcccaaactttttctggGCTGCTGCTCCCAGACCACAATCCTGCCCACCACAAACATACAACAAACTCATACCTCTTTCTTGGTACGAGGTCAACTGCAAATTTAGAACAACTAACTGAGTGGCCAGCAGAGGGAGCAGTGTGTGTATTTCCCTGCCTTGCGTTGTACACTGTAAGTGGGTTCTTGTTTGTCTGTGTTTCAACTGATGGCTTGTGGGTGAGATGTTTTGATTACATTCATCATTATCAGTCTCTTCGGGGATTAAGGACTTTGATGTCAACCTCCGCTGCAAGAAAACCGCTTTTAGTTCAGGGAAAGATAACTGTAAGGGGATAACCAAGTGACCAAGCCGGGTTGAATGTAACTGGAATTTAACTTGCCCTGCCAGGTTGGGACGTTTCACAGCGCACGATTGTAGTGAACGGACCCAGTAAATTAGCTGGTTAACCCACACGAAATTGGTGGTGGGAAAGGGGTGAATGTACCtattgcaatgtttttttttaatgttacgaTTGTCTCCGCTTCTATCGCCTCCTTTAGCAGCACATTCCCATATACCCACAGCCCCTTGTGTCCCtttgaaatctttcccctctcagctCTCTCACCTCTCGTTTTAGATTTGCCTGCTCTACAAAAACCAATGTTTAACTATTCTctgccccttgtgattttataaactgtATAGTCTATTCAATTGATGTAATTCATTTTTATCAGATGTTTTGGTACAGTAAAACCACTGCTATTTAGCACCTTATGGGGATTCatcgatgctggataagtgaatttccgGTTGCTAAATATTGACCGTTGCGAGGATTTGTGAACTGTCTGCTAgagggcgccaattttaaacttccacagTTTGTTAATTAAATTATTCTAAATTggacatgcagcacagaaacaggccatttcgagcTCCTGctgcacaatttacacccaattaacctgcacattTCAAACGGCGGGAGCCTCggagaaacccacatagacatggggagaacagacaaactccttacagacagcgtgggattcgaaccccggtcccaatcgcttgtAAAGGTGATTCACTAACCGCTGAGCAAACTGTGCCTCCCCTACTTTCCGCATTTGGTTTTTTTGCCGGTCGCTGGAGGTTGCCGGTAGCTTGAATTCCATTTTCAAATGGGTTGAGGCCTGTAACTTGTTTGTTATTTTCCCCCACAGTCTATGCTTGGAGGTGCAGTTTCTAATCTGCCTTTGGCTTATCAGCAATCTGCGTTGACCACTGAAGAGTTGGGTCCTTACTTGAAACTCTGTCTTTTGGATCAGAGTTTCCCAGCATTTGTGGAGCAGGTGGAGCAGGAACTTAAAAAGCTGATAGAAGAATGACTTCTTTTCCTTCCTACATTAGTGCTGCAGAAGAGAATTGCCACAAATCGTAATTTTCTTAATTCTTTGCATGTTTGTTtcttttttccaatattttaatgAATCTCGTCATTTTAGTCTTCTATGTTATTAATTTGCAAGCATCTTCTAATGTTTTCATGAACATAGAGTTTGTTATTTCTTTTGTTAACTCAAATCCAAAGTCTTTCAGACAATTAAAAGTGAGGAATTTCTTATGAATTTTTTGTCTTGCAATAATTACTGAGATAGCTTTAATGTTTCTGTTGCAAATTACAGTGAagtccctgttatctggaattcaaacaactggcaaaaaaatcactgaaaataaataaactggCACCCGCTAGTGGTTAGTTCTTCATTCACTCAACGCGCAGTCTCAAGCAATCCCGgtagataacagggattttactgaagAACTGAACTAAGAAACCGAGATCCAAACTAGTATGACATAAAGTTAGAGGTCAGGGGTCAGTTCTTGGGCTACAGTCAGCTAGGTTTGACTTGTCCATGCGTTACATCAGCCGTTTTCAACCTTGCTTCGGCCCCCTTGGGACTCTCTTCAAACTTGCGGGCCCCCTTCaccgtgaagcagtcaagtccATTTGGTTTCTTCTGGCTGAGAGTGGCTGCATTCGATCATTGCCACGGACCTGTGTGCCAGGCTGAGATTTGTTGATGGCGCTGCTGTCAGAAGATTGGTCACCAACAAGGTCAGCAATCGGAGCGTTTTCATTATCCATCTCTGTGCCAATCAGCAAAGATCCAAGCACTGATCCATCCAGTACAACTCAGTAGAGCCAGTCAGAAGATCGCCGAACCACAAGTGAATCGGGGCTGTTGCAGAGTTAGAAACCCGACAGGTCGTCAATTCGAAACGTTAACTCCGTGAGCGTTGCCTCATCCGAATGTCAGTGTAACTTTCTACTTGGAAAGCAATCTGAGAATGAGTTATCTAGATCGCCATTCTTAATGACGGCCATACACAGTTAGCCTAATGCTGTTTCAGCACCAGTGattgagaccagggttcaaatcctccccggctgtctgtaaggagtttgttccttctctctgtgtctgcatgggttttccccagtggctctggtttccttccatcgtTCAAAAAAActataggtaaattgggtgttaGGGGTCGCAGACTGAAatcatggattttttaaaaatgtagttggtacgagagaagtacagaagacgAGGAAGAGAGCCCTTAAACTTGAGCAAACTCTATAATGAGACCAGAGTCAAATAAAGGGTGAGAGTGGCCAATCTAGATTCAGTTGACGGTCGTACTCATTTTCATAACATTTTTTCTCCATTGCATTGGAAAAAAAGCCCACAAAACCAGTTGTGCAAGATGCGGCAAAGAATGAGGAAATCCAATTGATGTCGAATTAGAAGGCATGTCATTTTCCATTATGTGGTCGAACAACTTGTGCAGCATTGTTCATTGTTCAGCAACACCTCAAAACAGATCAATTTGAGTCAGCTATGACTCATTCCCATTGGCTTATTGTACCAACTTATCCATTTCAGCCTCGCCACGTGTACATCAGCCTCCCCCAGGATTCTGTCGCCAAAGTACACACTAGGGGAGTTTTATGCTTGAAATGTAATTTTAACAATTCCACTTGCTggaaggccattccagcccatgaaatCTGATTAACCTACTAACaccgtacgttttggagggtgggagagaaaccATGCAGGAGACGGGAAGAACTAACCAATTCCTTACAGACCGTGGCGGATTAGAGcacaggtcgctggtgctgtgcaGGCATTGCTATTAACCTTCCAATCCTCAAATTTTTGGGTGACTAGAGgacctgggggaaacccatgtgGTTAGGGAAGACAAGGCAAACGTTCGACAGACACCACGAGATGGCAGGCATGAACTCAGCTCACGAGAGATGTAAAGTATATTGAGGTGCGCTGCTGGGATGTTTGACAGTATTTGGGTAGTTTCaaatcccttcctgaagtcaactatcCTT
Encoded proteins:
- the rec114 gene encoding meiotic recombination protein REC114; amino-acid sequence: MRAFPSSPGREMASFDGSPSLGGSGQDAVGPGEPLPGVQWPLKRYARFVAPGRGGGGPGSWEVIESCLEKGFITLLIVHSGHFLISQGGTTLLEGFSLMEAHKWWKAVRKRDCVLFGSKVKNESRMFRVQFSGDSHEQALENCSNCVQKLLLYLDVQNHEGRCVNQALLLSQSASHQIGSLEPEACSEDGQSVPQSIPSEGRMSIKQLAKSMLGGAVSNLPLAYQQSALTTEELGPYLKLCLLDQSFPAFVEQVEQELKKLIEE